One window of Mangrovibacterium diazotrophicum genomic DNA carries:
- a CDS encoding Nramp family divalent metal transporter produces MQFFQKLKDLGPGVLVTAAFIGPGTITTCTLAGANYGYVLLWGLTFSILATIVLQEKAARLGLVTRMGLGEAVRQQFANPAMQYLAIALVLSAILVGNAAYETGNILGAALSLEELSGLSTIPIGNLNLKIWGPVIGLLAWLILELGSYKSLEKFIIGLVILMSLTFITTAFFIQPDLWAILKGMFVPAIPEGSFVFVMGLIGTTVVPYNLFLHASAVQERWKSASDLGKARTDLSTAVILGGLISMSIVITAAMTFHGHAVSITGAGDLAEQLEPLLGNWARIFMSLGLFAAGISSAITAPLAAAYATSGILGWKAGFGDLRFKLVWRSVLLIGIVFSLLGYKPIQAILFAQIANGLLLPFIAIFLVIVMNNKKLLSVHANNRWQNITAIIVVVVAIALGLKSIVSLL; encoded by the coding sequence ATGCAATTTTTCCAAAAGCTCAAAGACCTCGGGCCGGGCGTGCTGGTCACCGCCGCATTCATCGGGCCGGGAACAATAACCACCTGTACTTTAGCCGGAGCCAATTATGGCTATGTCCTTTTGTGGGGACTAACCTTTAGTATTTTGGCTACGATCGTATTGCAGGAGAAAGCTGCGCGCTTGGGCTTGGTTACCCGCATGGGCCTGGGCGAAGCCGTTCGACAACAGTTTGCAAACCCGGCGATGCAATACCTGGCGATCGCCCTCGTGCTTTCGGCTATTTTAGTTGGAAATGCAGCCTACGAAACTGGCAACATCCTTGGTGCTGCCTTGAGTTTGGAAGAACTATCCGGTTTATCCACTATCCCAATCGGAAACCTGAACCTGAAAATCTGGGGGCCGGTGATTGGTTTGCTTGCCTGGCTGATCCTGGAACTGGGAAGTTACAAAAGCCTTGAGAAGTTCATCATCGGGCTGGTCATCCTCATGAGCCTGACCTTTATTACCACAGCCTTTTTTATTCAACCTGACCTGTGGGCTATTCTGAAGGGCATGTTTGTACCGGCGATACCTGAAGGTTCGTTTGTTTTCGTCATGGGGCTAATTGGAACAACCGTAGTACCCTACAACCTGTTTTTGCATGCCTCGGCTGTGCAGGAACGCTGGAAAAGCGCCTCCGATCTGGGCAAAGCCCGCACGGACCTGTCAACGGCTGTGATCCTTGGAGGATTGATTTCAATGTCGATCGTCATCACAGCAGCGATGACTTTTCACGGGCACGCGGTTTCCATTACAGGAGCCGGAGATCTGGCCGAACAACTTGAACCGTTGCTCGGGAACTGGGCCCGCATTTTCATGTCGCTTGGCTTGTTCGCAGCCGGTATTTCGTCGGCCATCACCGCACCCTTGGCTGCCGCCTACGCCACTTCCGGAATATTGGGATGGAAGGCTGGCTTTGGCGATCTCCGCTTCAAACTCGTTTGGCGATCTGTCCTTTTAATCGGCATCGTTTTCTCGCTTTTGGGTTACAAACCCATCCAGGCAATCTTGTTTGCTCAAATCGCGAACGGCCTTTTGTTGCCGTTCATCGCCATATTCTTAGTGATTGTCATGAATAACAAAAAATTGCTGAGCGTGCATGCCAATAACCGCTGGCAAAACATCACAGCAATTATCGTTGTTGTGGTGGCCATTGCGCTGGGATTAAAAAGTATTGTAAGTTTGCTGTGA
- a CDS encoding 5-oxoprolinase subunit PxpA, whose protein sequence is MKILHVDLNCDLGEGIGNDAAVMPFISSANIACGYHAGNEMTMRETVLLAKKCGVSIGAHPGYDDKTNFGRTPMDLTASEAEELVFKQIKKLQKIAESEGCKLTHVKPHGALYNQAAIDINLASAIARAIYKADPKLLYVGLANSQMGEAAKAFQLQFVSEVFADRAYTDEGQLVSRQLDGAVIHDPVSCTSRVLQMVTLGTVESIGGKRIAIQADSICIHGDNPEAIALAKAIHDALVANDLKIEPITTTHD, encoded by the coding sequence ATGAAAATTTTGCATGTAGATTTGAATTGTGACCTGGGTGAAGGAATCGGCAACGATGCTGCAGTAATGCCTTTTATTTCATCTGCAAATATTGCTTGTGGCTACCATGCAGGCAATGAAATGACCATGCGCGAGACTGTGCTTCTGGCGAAAAAATGTGGCGTGAGTATTGGGGCACATCCGGGCTACGATGACAAGACCAACTTTGGCCGCACGCCGATGGATTTAACAGCTAGTGAAGCTGAAGAGCTGGTATTTAAGCAGATCAAAAAATTACAGAAAATCGCCGAATCCGAAGGCTGTAAGCTGACACATGTGAAGCCGCACGGTGCATTGTACAACCAGGCAGCAATAGACATTAATTTGGCCAGTGCGATTGCCAGAGCAATCTACAAAGCCGATCCGAAACTGCTTTATGTCGGGTTGGCCAACTCGCAAATGGGCGAAGCTGCAAAAGCGTTTCAACTTCAGTTCGTGTCCGAGGTATTTGCCGACAGGGCCTACACGGACGAAGGCCAGCTGGTTTCCCGGCAACTCGACGGAGCTGTGATCCACGATCCGGTAAGCTGCACCTCCCGAGTTCTACAAATGGTAACGCTTGGAACCGTTGAGAGCATCGGTGGGAAACGAATCGCCATTCAGGCGGACAGTATTTGCATCCATGGCGACAACCCAGAAGCGATTGCCCTGGCCAAAGCCATTCACGATGCATTGGTCGCAAACGACCTAAAGATCGAACCAATCACGACCACACATGATTAG
- the pxpB gene encoding 5-oxoprolinase subunit PxpB, with protein sequence MISYFPLGDSAIQLTFGDSINEETNRKIYAYMRILKEFEIPGIIELVPSYTKLIVHYNPLEIGIHELVDKLKELEQQGITPAESEMKIVEIPVLYGPTFGSDLEVVLQHTGLTEEELITQHSAPIYKVYMLGFTPGFCYLGGMPALLATPRKKTPSAKIRAGSVGIAGEQTGVYPIESPGGWQIIGRTPLKLFNPEREQPFLVEAGNSIRFYPISQTEFDQLNEYDA encoded by the coding sequence ATGATTAGCTATTTCCCCTTGGGAGACTCGGCCATCCAACTCACCTTCGGCGACTCGATTAACGAAGAAACCAATCGGAAAATCTACGCCTACATGCGGATTTTAAAGGAGTTTGAAATTCCGGGAATCATCGAACTGGTACCGTCTTATACGAAACTGATCGTTCATTACAACCCACTCGAAATCGGAATTCACGAACTGGTGGATAAACTGAAAGAGCTGGAACAACAAGGTATAACACCAGCTGAAAGCGAAATGAAAATTGTCGAAATTCCGGTGTTGTACGGGCCAACTTTCGGCAGCGATTTGGAGGTGGTGCTGCAACATACCGGGCTGACTGAAGAAGAATTGATTACCCAACACAGCGCACCGATTTACAAAGTTTATATGCTCGGCTTCACACCCGGATTTTGCTATTTGGGAGGAATGCCTGCCCTGTTGGCGACTCCGCGCAAAAAAACGCCCTCAGCCAAAATTCGGGCAGGCTCGGTGGGTATTGCCGGCGAGCAAACAGGTGTCTATCCCATCGAAAGCCCCGGAGGATGGCAGATTATTGGACGAACACCACTTAAGCTTTTCAATCCCGAGCGTGAGCAACCGTTTCTGGTTGAAGCCGGGAACAGCATTCGCTTCTACCCCATCAGCCAAACAGAGTTTGACCAATTAAATGAGTACGATGCGTAA
- a CDS encoding 5-oxoprolinase subunit C family protein, which yields MRKIRIIQKGLLTTIQDAGRLGYQQYGMPVSGAMDLVSLRLANLLVGNSPDEACLETTFLGPEIEFLADAEIAVCGAETDLRLNGSPIALNCNHRICRGDMLKLGTCKRGLRNYIAFAGGLDVPVVMGSKSTYLRGKLGGWQGRALENGDVLPLGEARPFQQRSLTDNPTCLPQPTNEIRIIAGSEVTAFTREGLQIFLNCTYTVSPQSDRMGYRLSGPPVAHKTGADILSSGIANGTIQVPSHGEPIIMLADRQTVGGYTKIANAISADLPLLGQMRPGDCMRFIEVKTEEAQRLLQDQIDRVKAAVKQG from the coding sequence ATGCGTAAAATCCGGATCATTCAAAAAGGACTGCTCACCACCATTCAGGATGCCGGGCGACTTGGCTACCAGCAATATGGTATGCCTGTTTCCGGCGCGATGGATTTGGTGTCGTTGCGCCTGGCCAATCTGCTGGTTGGAAATTCGCCGGATGAAGCCTGCCTGGAAACAACTTTCCTGGGGCCCGAAATTGAATTCCTTGCGGATGCGGAAATCGCCGTTTGCGGTGCTGAAACAGACCTGCGATTGAATGGTTCTCCCATTGCTTTAAACTGCAACCATCGGATCTGCCGAGGCGATATGCTGAAACTGGGAACCTGCAAGCGCGGCTTGCGGAATTACATCGCCTTTGCTGGAGGGCTGGACGTTCCGGTCGTCATGGGCAGCAAATCGACCTACCTGAGAGGTAAACTGGGAGGCTGGCAAGGGCGAGCGCTCGAGAATGGCGATGTGCTTCCTCTTGGTGAAGCGCGTCCGTTTCAACAAAGAAGCTTGACGGATAATCCGACTTGTTTACCGCAACCAACCAACGAAATCCGGATTATTGCCGGAAGCGAAGTCACGGCCTTTACCCGCGAAGGATTGCAGATTTTCCTGAATTGCACCTACACTGTCAGCCCGCAAAGCGACCGAATGGGTTACCGGCTGAGCGGACCGCCTGTTGCGCATAAAACCGGAGCCGATATACTTTCCTCGGGAATTGCCAACGGAACCATCCAGGTTCCTTCGCACGGCGAGCCGATCATCATGCTGGCCGACCGCCAAACCGTGGGCGGCTATACCAAAATTGCCAACGCCATTTCAGCCGATCTGCCCTTGCTTGGACAAATGCGCCCCGGCGACTGCATGCGTTTCATCGAGGTAAAAACTGAAGAAGCCCAACGACTGCTGCAAGACCAAATTGACCGTGTGAAAGCAGCCGTGAAACAGGGCTAA
- a CDS encoding tetratricopeptide repeat protein yields MKTGSSITKGLVFLFSLLISANIAFAQEVQKLNVTYTPSENGYELQIPFAWEFINCYGEIHVTITKNTKSITSSAYISDGVRYTAADLGAEAFSKPECGYTDLSADVYCGAYKLGRIKMTNVIDWLGGCFGQTYYVTEMLGVKDADYRDRLAELSLSNLRIEQLSSDSPDIEGKIKEIEKKKAVSSKLADADRAFSGGNYEEAQSLYQEALKIDSSNAHARERLAETKEKLKAQQLDNEYKNQLKAGEDLEKKGDYEGAKSAYLKALQAKPGDEAAQKKLAQIQEKLNKEEAARETNAAAKSAAADRKHSGSMWGQNYNSDSYGSATQAANLIGNFRVDYSLSTAGGEPVHQFRFYWEWDNALNTGYPQWVSVLSDTVVMIRDIQKYPDLFDRWNHIKPLYIEVESKILYYKNEGQYVAQAGKIHIVPEVIGYSGQEVDWSLPGSCAWDELFPYCNDLKWDYFRKIGLYEEIHAYQEKFGTDIAWPKYTFEYSDDINFYQGHKWFDSQFKQLNRSDYENYSTSADIVKVIWPVEDIQAIIRDFEEREKRAKEAKMTSDDFWSTPESEKKTEQSDFWDTPENATTKSDVAAKRQRQQEDQILSNWAGIIQQQREKYEGLKKPIAVLSSKTVATPNYKLKGKISKSFKNKIVRISGEKIETTYASIKDDGSFDSDLKLKTGANKLTLDLLETEKSINALKSQALDVTFTPSLDGEGVVSKRETKITVYDENSVQDDYYDLYINGEFVDYIHNSPGGKTTVNYTLDEGDNYIELRLSREMGKSTALVIIINDGEFKKAFSGTHDHRYIISAPYSE; encoded by the coding sequence ATGAAAACGGGATCTTCCATTACGAAAGGTTTAGTCTTCTTATTCTCGCTTTTAATATCTGCCAATATTGCTTTTGCACAGGAAGTTCAAAAGCTCAATGTTACATACACGCCAAGCGAAAACGGCTATGAACTTCAGATTCCTTTCGCCTGGGAGTTCATCAATTGTTACGGAGAGATTCATGTCACTATCACGAAAAACACGAAAAGCATCACCTCCAGCGCGTATATCAGCGATGGTGTGCGCTACACAGCTGCCGATTTAGGTGCCGAAGCGTTTAGCAAACCGGAGTGCGGTTATACTGACCTGAGTGCCGACGTGTATTGCGGCGCATACAAACTGGGTCGAATAAAAATGACCAACGTGATTGACTGGTTGGGTGGTTGTTTTGGGCAAACCTACTATGTAACCGAAATGCTTGGGGTGAAAGATGCTGACTACCGCGACCGTCTGGCAGAGCTATCGCTGAGTAACCTGAGAATCGAGCAGCTATCGAGCGATAGCCCCGACATCGAAGGAAAGATCAAAGAAATAGAGAAGAAAAAAGCGGTTTCCTCGAAATTGGCCGATGCCGACCGCGCCTTTTCCGGCGGCAACTACGAGGAGGCCCAAAGCCTTTACCAGGAAGCCCTGAAGATTGACAGTTCGAACGCCCACGCCCGCGAAAGGCTGGCTGAAACCAAAGAAAAGCTGAAGGCGCAGCAATTGGACAATGAATACAAAAACCAGCTGAAAGCCGGTGAGGATCTGGAAAAAAAAGGCGACTACGAAGGTGCTAAAAGTGCCTATCTGAAAGCGCTTCAGGCAAAGCCGGGCGACGAAGCAGCCCAAAAGAAGCTGGCGCAAATACAGGAAAAACTGAACAAGGAGGAAGCAGCACGGGAAACGAATGCGGCTGCCAAATCCGCAGCAGCCGACCGAAAACACAGCGGCAGCATGTGGGGCCAAAACTATAACTCCGATTCATACGGTTCGGCAACGCAGGCCGCCAACCTGATTGGCAATTTCAGAGTCGACTACAGCCTTTCGACTGCAGGCGGCGAACCGGTTCACCAATTTCGGTTTTACTGGGAATGGGACAATGCGCTGAATACAGGTTACCCGCAGTGGGTATCGGTGCTGAGCGATACGGTGGTCATGATTCGGGACATTCAGAAATACCCGGACTTATTCGATCGCTGGAACCATATCAAACCCTTGTACATCGAGGTTGAAAGCAAAATCCTTTACTACAAAAACGAGGGGCAATACGTTGCACAGGCGGGCAAAATTCACATTGTTCCGGAAGTGATCGGCTACTCGGGACAGGAAGTTGACTGGTCGCTGCCCGGCAGTTGTGCCTGGGACGAGCTTTTTCCCTATTGCAATGATTTGAAATGGGACTACTTTCGAAAGATTGGCTTGTATGAGGAGATTCATGCTTACCAGGAAAAATTCGGTACCGACATCGCCTGGCCCAAATATACCTTCGAATACAGCGACGATATCAATTTCTACCAGGGCCATAAATGGTTCGACAGTCAATTTAAACAGCTGAACAGATCGGATTACGAGAACTACAGCACTTCCGCCGATATTGTGAAAGTGATTTGGCCGGTCGAAGATATCCAAGCAATTATCCGCGATTTCGAGGAGCGCGAGAAAAGAGCCAAAGAGGCTAAAATGACTTCAGATGATTTTTGGAGCACGCCTGAAAGCGAAAAGAAAACAGAACAGAGCGACTTCTGGGACACCCCTGAAAATGCCACAACCAAAAGCGATGTAGCAGCAAAGCGACAAAGACAGCAGGAAGACCAAATTCTGTCAAACTGGGCTGGAATTATACAGCAGCAACGGGAAAAGTACGAAGGGCTGAAAAAGCCAATCGCCGTGCTTAGCTCCAAGACGGTTGCAACCCCCAACTACAAGCTGAAAGGGAAAATTTCAAAATCATTCAAAAACAAAATCGTCAGAATAAGCGGAGAAAAAATAGAAACGACTTATGCGTCCATAAAAGATGACGGTTCCTTCGATAGCGACCTAAAATTAAAAACCGGCGCGAACAAATTGACGCTTGATCTGCTCGAAACCGAAAAGTCGATCAACGCGCTGAAATCACAAGCTTTGGATGTCACCTTCACCCCTAGTCTGGATGGAGAAGGTGTTGTTTCCAAACGAGAAACAAAAATTACGGTTTACGATGAGAACAGTGTACAGGACGACTATTACGATTTGTACATCAACGGTGAATTTGTCGACTACATTCACAATTCACCTGGTGGCAAAACCACCGTCAATTACACGCTGGACGAAGGCGACAACTACATTGAACTGAGATTAAGCCGGGAGATGGGGAAAAGCACCGCGCTGGTCATCATTATAAACGATGGCGAGTTTAAAAAAGCTTTTTCCGGCACACACGACCACAGATACATCATTTCAGCCCCATACAGTGAATAA
- a CDS encoding M13 family metallopeptidase, with the protein MKKLFFPFAAALILAACTTHPEKKLIEITGVDNSLRPGDDFFKYVNGTWYDSVPIPETQAGVGAYMFMNYPQRLRLQAILDSVAQGNYPEGSLEQKVGDFYASGMDTATIEQRGYEPLKPILNAIDAIADLPSLMSFVADASKTGNGSLMGVYIGPDDKNSSMNIAHAYQTGIGLPDRDYYFKKDPATIGIQEAYKEYLASLFQLTGTSAEEAQKNAALVYEIDKQLAASHRTRVELRDVKANYNKMAVSALQAGQPNIGWSAYLSLLGAQTDSIDVGQPAYYEKLNGLLKSIPVADWKIYLKANSLTNYADDLSKAFVDASFAFTKVISGQAKPKTRGEKMASAVDHYLGEALGQLYVKEYFPESAKERMLDLVNNVQTAYAARIDKLDWMSDSTKQKAKEKLFAITKKIGYPDKWKDYSAVKVGRDTYFENVVSAATANYERGLAKLGKSVDKSEWYTTPSTVTAYNNPSANEIVFPAGILQAPYFDNEADDALNYGGIGMVIGHELTHTFDDQGAQFDKNGNVSNWWTDEDYNKFKSRIQQVIDLYSTFTVLDSLHINGAMTVGENTADIAGVAVAYDAFKMTPEGQDTAKVGNFTPDQRFFLSIARIWRVKMKDEYQRLWIRSNPHSLPIWRVNGPLMNTTPFYAAFDVQPGDKMFQPEENRITIW; encoded by the coding sequence ATGAAAAAGCTGTTTTTCCCTTTCGCTGCGGCGCTAATTCTGGCCGCCTGCACAACACATCCAGAAAAGAAACTGATTGAAATCACCGGTGTCGATAATTCTCTGCGTCCCGGAGACGATTTCTTTAAATATGTCAACGGTACCTGGTACGATTCGGTTCCCATACCCGAGACGCAGGCTGGCGTTGGCGCCTATATGTTCATGAATTATCCGCAGCGCTTACGCTTGCAGGCAATTTTGGATAGTGTTGCGCAGGGAAACTACCCGGAGGGGAGCCTGGAGCAGAAAGTAGGCGACTTCTATGCTTCGGGGATGGATACCGCCACGATTGAGCAGCGTGGTTACGAGCCATTGAAACCGATATTGAATGCGATTGATGCGATTGCCGATCTGCCGTCCTTAATGAGTTTTGTTGCCGATGCTTCAAAAACGGGCAATGGCTCGTTAATGGGGGTGTACATCGGTCCCGATGATAAAAACAGTAGCATGAACATCGCTCATGCTTATCAAACGGGAATTGGCTTGCCCGATCGTGATTATTACTTCAAGAAAGACCCCGCAACTATCGGAATCCAGGAAGCTTATAAAGAATACCTGGCCAGCCTATTTCAACTCACAGGAACTTCGGCGGAAGAAGCGCAGAAAAATGCGGCTTTGGTGTACGAAATCGACAAGCAACTGGCAGCTTCGCACCGGACACGGGTTGAACTGCGGGATGTGAAAGCCAATTACAATAAAATGGCGGTGTCTGCACTACAGGCTGGTCAACCCAATATTGGCTGGTCAGCGTACCTTAGTCTGCTGGGAGCTCAAACTGATTCCATTGATGTGGGGCAACCGGCATACTACGAGAAGCTAAACGGGCTTTTGAAAAGTATCCCCGTCGCTGACTGGAAAATATATTTGAAAGCTAATTCGCTGACCAACTATGCTGACGACCTCAGCAAGGCATTTGTAGACGCCTCTTTTGCATTTACAAAAGTTATTTCGGGCCAGGCAAAGCCCAAAACACGCGGCGAAAAAATGGCCAGCGCTGTTGACCATTACCTGGGTGAAGCTCTGGGTCAATTGTATGTGAAAGAATATTTCCCCGAAAGTGCCAAAGAACGGATGCTCGATTTGGTGAATAATGTGCAAACGGCTTATGCCGCCCGAATCGATAAGTTGGACTGGATGAGCGACAGCACCAAGCAAAAAGCCAAAGAAAAATTGTTCGCCATCACGAAGAAGATTGGATATCCGGACAAGTGGAAAGATTACAGCGCCGTGAAGGTGGGACGCGATACCTATTTCGAGAACGTGGTGTCGGCTGCAACGGCCAACTACGAACGCGGACTGGCCAAATTGGGTAAGTCGGTCGATAAAAGCGAATGGTATACAACTCCGTCAACCGTGACTGCTTACAATAATCCTTCGGCGAACGAGATTGTTTTTCCGGCAGGTATTTTACAAGCTCCGTATTTTGATAATGAAGCTGACGATGCCTTGAATTATGGCGGTATCGGGATGGTGATTGGTCACGAATTGACGCACACTTTTGACGACCAGGGCGCACAGTTCGATAAAAACGGCAATGTTAGCAACTGGTGGACAGACGAGGACTACAACAAGTTTAAATCCCGGATACAACAGGTTATTGATTTGTACAGCACTTTTACGGTCTTGGACTCCCTGCACATAAACGGAGCGATGACTGTTGGTGAAAACACAGCTGATATTGCAGGTGTTGCCGTTGCTTATGATGCCTTTAAAATGACACCGGAAGGGCAAGACACGGCTAAAGTGGGAAACTTCACGCCCGATCAGCGTTTCTTCCTGTCGATTGCGCGAATCTGGCGGGTAAAGATGAAAGACGAATACCAGCGTTTGTGGATCCGGAGTAACCCGCACTCATTGCCAATTTGGCGCGTCAACGGACCGTTGATGAACACCACGCCTTTTTATGCGGCATTTGATGTGCAGCCGGGCGATAAAATGTTTCAGCCCGAAGAAAATCGCATCACGATCTGGTAG
- a CDS encoding serine hydrolase domain-containing protein, with amino-acid sequence MSFQINRLFHLLVFLFFLDACQSSSSGQYVYSPPAATEADLPVASLTDVNMDISPIEKAVERIEKGKYGEVHSLLISKNGKLVLEGYFNGHDYQWDAPDHYGELVQWTPGRTHFVHSVSKSIISLCIGIAIDKGFIRDVQQSVFDYMPEYEYLNTGDKHYINIEHLLSCTGGLQWAEWNAPLSSRENDQVNIWFHPKGPIDYYLQRPFVAVPGTLFNYSGGGIEVLGKILENASGMSVQAFSDEYLFGPLGLKEAEWNIIYPTGEYHVAAGLKLRPRDMLKIGMMMLQNGKWNDQQIVSPEWISKSSTSFLPDMSINVPGEDLRDMGYGYTWWTKDETNNGQAVHWFSANGWGGQKIVVLPEFETVIVLTGANYTSKVKEYRIISDYLYKAIRAD; translated from the coding sequence ATGTCATTTCAAATCAACAGACTATTCCATTTGCTCGTCTTCCTGTTTTTTCTCGATGCCTGTCAATCTTCGTCGAGCGGCCAATACGTCTACTCGCCTCCTGCTGCTACTGAAGCAGATCTTCCGGTTGCCTCGTTAACCGATGTCAACATGGATATTTCGCCAATTGAAAAGGCAGTTGAGCGAATTGAAAAAGGCAAATATGGCGAAGTGCATTCGTTGCTGATTTCTAAAAACGGGAAACTGGTGCTGGAGGGATATTTCAACGGACACGATTACCAGTGGGATGCGCCTGATCATTACGGAGAACTGGTGCAATGGACACCCGGGCGGACGCACTTTGTGCATTCGGTCAGCAAGAGTATCATTTCACTTTGCATTGGCATTGCGATCGACAAAGGCTTTATTCGCGATGTGCAGCAATCTGTTTTCGACTACATGCCCGAATACGAATACCTCAACACGGGAGACAAGCATTACATCAACATCGAGCACTTGCTCTCCTGCACCGGCGGACTGCAATGGGCCGAGTGGAATGCTCCGCTCAGCAGCCGCGAGAACGACCAGGTGAACATCTGGTTCCACCCCAAAGGGCCGATTGACTATTACCTGCAACGCCCCTTTGTGGCGGTTCCCGGAACGCTCTTTAACTACAGTGGCGGAGGTATCGAAGTGTTGGGCAAGATTTTGGAAAATGCCAGCGGCATGAGTGTTCAGGCATTCTCGGACGAATACCTGTTCGGCCCACTGGGCTTGAAAGAAGCCGAGTGGAACATTATCTACCCAACCGGCGAGTACCATGTGGCTGCCGGATTGAAACTTCGCCCGCGCGACATGTTAAAAATAGGGATGATGATGCTTCAAAATGGGAAGTGGAACGATCAGCAAATCGTTTCTCCGGAATGGATTTCCAAAAGCAGCACGTCTTTTCTGCCCGATATGTCCATCAATGTTCCCGGCGAGGATCTTCGCGACATGGGCTACGGCTACACCTGGTGGACCAAAGATGAAACCAACAACGGGCAAGCAGTACATTGGTTCTCGGCCAACGGCTGGGGTGGTCAGAAAATCGTCGTGCTGCCCGAGTTCGAAACGGTGATCGTTCTTACGGGCGCCAATTACACGAGCAAAGTCAAGGAATACCGCATTATTAGCGACTACCTGTACAAGGCGATTCGGGCGGATTAG
- a CDS encoding sugar phosphate isomerase/epimerase family protein yields MKLATVSWTFGLEELDELFAKVQSIGFSALQFCGDFRRYSPQEVIETARKYAIEIVGYDPFNCQPPDKESATLENSVAFYRQVIDYAAALKAPVATLQGLSFWTTNQADYESGMQQIIEAVRQLNDYAKTQQVLLTYEACCHYETPLVHTADELLRILHESRADNLKLVLDSFHMNIDEPNPLDSLRKINGERLYSYHVSDSGRGGMGTGHIDFQHQRKVLEEIGFDGLVCFETVIPECRPAKFPMNAEQMAELSRQLKASLTAWQQLSNK; encoded by the coding sequence ATGAAGTTAGCAACGGTTTCGTGGACCTTTGGATTAGAGGAGTTGGATGAGTTATTTGCCAAAGTGCAGTCGATCGGTTTTTCAGCCTTACAGTTTTGTGGCGATTTTCGCCGGTATTCGCCGCAGGAAGTTATCGAAACTGCCCGAAAATACGCAATTGAAATCGTGGGCTATGACCCGTTTAATTGTCAGCCGCCCGATAAGGAAAGTGCAACTCTCGAAAATTCTGTTGCTTTCTATCGGCAGGTTATCGACTATGCCGCGGCCTTGAAAGCGCCGGTAGCAACCCTGCAGGGATTGTCGTTTTGGACGACCAATCAAGCAGATTACGAGTCGGGGATGCAACAAATCATCGAAGCCGTGAGGCAACTCAACGACTACGCCAAAACCCAACAGGTGCTGTTAACCTACGAGGCCTGCTGTCATTACGAAACTCCATTGGTTCACACGGCCGACGAGTTGTTGCGGATTCTGCACGAATCGCGAGCCGACAACCTCAAACTGGTACTCGACAGTTTTCATATGAATATCGACGAGCCCAATCCGCTGGACTCCTTGCGGAAAATAAACGGTGAACGACTGTACAGCTACCACGTATCCGACTCCGGACGAGGTGGAATGGGAACCGGCCATATTGACTTTCAACATCAACGGAAGGTGTTGGAAGAGATTGGCTTCGACGGGCTGGTTTGTTTCGAAACCGTGATTCCCGAATGCCGTCCCGCCAAATTCCCCATGAACGCGGAGCAAATGGCCGAACTAAGCCGCCAGCTTAAGGCCAGCCTCACAGCCTGGCAACAATTGAGCAATAAATAA
- a CDS encoding pyridoxamine 5'-phosphate oxidase family protein, which produces MQARMKQNQLSAEAVDQLLSKKEVGHLATLNNDGFPYVVPVHFVKTGNEIYIHGLNMGQKLTNIKANSKVCFEVEQMEGLILDDKACDVNTKYQSVVAFGQAELVEETAEKIAALDRIVAKYTPQLSGQQYPENMLKGTGVIKITIESITGKYFG; this is translated from the coding sequence ATGCAAGCCAGAATGAAACAAAACCAACTGTCGGCCGAAGCTGTCGATCAGTTGCTGAGCAAAAAGGAAGTGGGGCACCTGGCCACTCTAAACAACGACGGATTTCCTTACGTGGTTCCGGTACACTTTGTCAAAACCGGAAACGAAATTTACATCCATGGTCTGAACATGGGCCAGAAACTGACCAATATTAAAGCCAACAGCAAAGTATGTTTTGAAGTGGAGCAGATGGAAGGCCTGATCCTGGATGACAAAGCCTGCGATGTGAATACCAAATACCAAAGCGTGGTTGCCTTTGGGCAAGCCGAATTAGTAGAAGAAACTGCTGAAAAAATAGCTGCTCTCGACCGAATTGTAGCCAAGTATACCCCGCAGCTGTCGGGACAACAATACCCTGAGAACATGCTGAAAGGAACGGGCGTAATTAAAATTACCATCGAAAGTATAACCGGAAAATATTTCGGATAG